The window CGAAGAAATAGTTGGGTTTGAGAAATCAATTTAcaatgtaataaaaatgaatatcaTTTATTTCTTCTCCTTAGTAACCATGTTCCCCTGCTGTCGTTACAGTCCTTTGAAAGGCAATGTGGTGATTTGTTTCACTTATGTCTtggttttgtttcttcttcttcttcttttttttggtctgGCAACATTAAATTTATAATTTCTGtttgatctttttctttttttgaagctGGAAAATCTGAACCAAAGGCACTTCCTTGCTACCATGCAGGACACAACAATAATTGACTGTATCTCTGTATTTTTGGTCTTCTGCGACAGGAAAGGCAGTCAGTCTTTTTATAGTACACTCTTagagaaggaaggaaaaaaaaaaagaaaagaaaggctgATATTTTAGGAACATATTACAGCGTTAGAGGAAAAATAACCTGTTTCTGAGCTTAAATTTGCAAACGTAATTGAACATAAGTGTACTgcctctttaaaaaacaaaaaaacccaggaACAACAAAAACTGTATTTGTAGGAGTGTACCAATTTCGAGAACCGTGATTTCTGAGATGTGAAGATGTACCAAATAATACATCTGTAAGTTATTTCTGCCCGTCTCACACAAAACTAATTTTAGACTTAGAAAACAGGGTAAATGCAGGATAATGTTAGAGTATACTCTAAGGCACTGTACACTTAGGCTTTGGCAGATTTGaattgtgaattttttttgttgttattcatttattttacacaACGCAAACACAATGTAGAGATCACAGTTTTAGTGGCATCTTTTGGAGTTCACATACAGTTTGTATGTGTTTAAGGCTCGGCAATCAGCGTAGGCCACAGAAACATGTGAACATAGCGTGACCATGAAGGCAGCAACACTCTGGCTTGGAGCTATCACGCGGCGATCCCAGAGGGGGTAAGGAGTCTTTCGTGTTGGGAGGGGGGGCAAAGCCACAGCATGCTGAACGACGCACTGCTGTCTACGATTTTGTAGTGTCTCGATGGGTTAAACAGTTTTTtaggttctttttttctttctttttttaaagcgcAGAATTAACAGAATAAACGCAAGCATCAATAAGGCAAGCACAGGAAGGGAAACAAAGTGCTTTTGGACCAGATACGAGTCCGATTAGAGTGATTTTATCAGGACTCTCaccctatttaaaaaaaaatcaaaaaaaatctcctgCCCATTGTCAAAGATTTGTTTGCAGCGCTGAAATGCTTAGCAGGCGGTGAGACTTCCTACATTTACGGAGCGGATGCAGGCAAACTGTAGTGTTTTCACAGTGCATTCATTCTGGTGTCTAAAACTTGGGAGTGCTTCAACAGGGATAAATATTACCGAAAGCTTAGTTGTTGGCGTTCTTATGTAGTAATTTCGCAACATTTGTAACCACCTGCTTTCGGCCACTGCACGTATAGTGTTGTTCTGTTTCTTTGGAAAGTttaacagctgtgtgtgttttcgtGTCTGTGTATCTACAGTATGTATGCTCACAAATCATGAAGTACAGACATACAAAACAGCCTCAGACATATTACACAGAGCGCAACCAGGCCGctgatagaaaaacaaaaacaggcccgtgtccttttgtcttttttttccttagtCTACAttaacaaagcagaaaaaaacgacacacacattttcatttaCCAAACACATCCAGGAAACTCTTTAAGGATGGCCACATTTATACCCGACAGAGACCAACATATTTAAAATTCCCATattcaaacattaaaacaacTGTACCGCAATTCACAGCTGCAGTCAAATAACAAACACTTATATTAAAACAGATTTATAACAACCGACTCCACCCGATACCTTGACCAAAGAGCGTTGTAGGTATGACTTTCGTGTAGAGGCACTGCCACTTTTGTTTTGAGGTTGGTAAGTCTATGAAAAGGAGGAGCTCCAAGCGGATTCATTCCTTCACcagtctgtagatgtgatgCTGCGCGCCGTGCTCACTGTTCGAAACTTCAAACACGCACGCCATACATAGCAACGTCTCCTGGGTGTCCCTGTTTGTCACCACCTGCAAGAGAAAGCACTTACTTTAGAGGAGAGAAGCGCTGCACAGCGGGAATTAAACAGAGAAATGGATGCCGCAAAGGATGGTTACCGAGTTTGAAGACGTGGACGGAAAACTGAGCAAAAAGACGGATGCATGCATTTTTCTTGTTAGAGTTCTGAAGCTGTGTGTGCGCACGGTTAAATGTTTGGTACCAGTTTAAAATTGGCCAAGAGAGCCATATTTTTCACTCTTTTATTTACAGGAGGTTTTAAGTGCAATTTAGACTCTCTGCCGGGggaatatgttttatatatacaacTTGTTAACTACTGTGCACCACACAGTCAGTGGAATGTGCATCTATTCATTTGGAGCTGTGGAAAATGTATATATACTTTTATCCTTGACTAATCCGCTGCTAAGTCTCTTTCAGAGTGCTGGAATTGCAGCTACTCAAGAAGAGAACACACACCAAGAATACCTGTTCAATCAATAAAGTTAATTTCACTTTAATCTGCCGACAAACTAAAGTGATTTCCACATCTCCTGTTTGTTAGGCTGTGGGAaagtgagttgttttttttccaaagtaACCTTTCGTGTTTAATTTTATCCAGTTTgaagtttcagagctctaatGTGAAGCTGTCACcttataaataaacagcagcactgagagtgcACACTCAGCAACAGAAATAATCAACTTGAATTAAAACGTTTATTCTACCGCTCTCTGCGCTAAATCCCAAGATTAATGATTTTAGCagcattcattttttttgtctcattgGCAGCTGTGCTGGATTTTACTGTGATTTATAGATTTTTATCGCCATTTTATCAGGATCATCATCTGTTAATGTCTCACTGTGACTCATAGGAATCATTTTGGGTTGAAAAGTCATATGATGCATGGAACCAACTTCATCTCCGATTATAGTTTTAGGTTTTGTCAAGCCAACGAATGCAAAGAAAGCCTTCAAAGTATCCACTGGATAATTAGTGCAGTGATTAATATGTTTCAGCTGGGAGCAGATTATTTAAGTCTGATGCAGTGAACAGCTTCTCACTTCTTAAACAATCATACTGGAAAAGATATTAAGTGATCAGCAAAAAGATGTTATTGCGTTTCAGAAGGGTCGAATGATTGAGCTGAATCAAGCAAAAAACACTAAGGAGATTCCTGTTACTTCTTAAATTTAGTATAAGCACGATTAAAACCTGGAAGGACAACAGTGGGGAACAATCATCTGTGAGGAGGAAATGTGGCTGGAAAAAAATATCTTGAATGATCGTGATCAGAGATCATTTACATGTTTGGTGAGATCAGATGAttaaagaaatatataaatCAACAGTAGAATTCACAGCTATGTTTAAAACCACTTCCCAGTTGGAAAGGTCACATTCCAAGATAACAATAACATCGGGCTTAAATTGTGAACAAAGTGGTTCAGGGAACATTAGACATGATTTTCACACATGGATCGGACCGCCACAGAGCCCAGACCTCGACCCCGTTGAGAGTCTTTGTGCACATGCTGGGAGGAGACTTTTCGCAGAGAACCAATTCTGCCGTCATCAATACAAGACCTGGAAGAATTAATGCAACTCTGCATGGAAATAAATGGTGTGACACTGCATAGGCTTTGCATAAGGCGGTAAATGCGTCGAATCACCAAACCTACAGGCGGTCCAATCAAATATAGAGGCAGTGCATTTTAGAGCACCCTCGTCTTTATCatctcaaaaaaacaaacaaacaaaaaaaaaaaaaaaaatcagaaaaagcttctgttaaaaaaaagactttttggTAACATTAAAGCAGAGTGAAAATTGACTAACAAATAATGTTTCATGATGTCTGTCTCACGTTTTTCCATTTCTATCTTACTGTATAGAAAACTGTGTACAACTGGTGTTGAAATGTAGGGAACACTGGATGCCTCAGCACACACGCTGCATTATGAAAGGgaattcatttatgcacaggcATACTTTATACATTAAACTCTTGGACCTTGATTTCCAGATATCAACTAATCTTTGAAAATAAACATGTTATTTAAGGGGAAACAATGTGCACAGTAGAATTTATTAATATCTAGTAGCATGAATTGAAACATCAAGGAGGAATGCTTCAGTAAAACCTCAGCACAGCGTTGAGCCATCCCTCGTTCTGCACAGGCCAAAATGgaacaagaaacaaacaaaccctaTGTTTTAGGGAGAAATACACAAAATTTGCTGCAGCTGCCATTTTCCCTCTATTAGGGTTACTTTGTATTCATACTGGGCACAatggaaaaatctgaaaaatgaaaacacaacattAGGATTCAGCAAGAAGCAGAAGAGGAAAATATGCTTAGAAAATTATAATATCAATCTATGAAACATATTTTCGGATCCTTCTTCCTGTCTCATGCTACTTATATGTCTTAAAAGAACTGCCgggcttttaaaaataatcatgtATTAAGTCTAACATGACTCATGAGTTTATTTAATGATTAACACACTATTAAGATGGGTTTTTTGGGAGGGGGGCTGCTTGCACACCCCCTGGCCTGGGTGCTTTCTCCGCAGTGGTGAATGACACTTTAAGACCCCATGTGATGCCAATAACAGGGTTTCCTGCCCTCTCTTATCCTCCCTTTCCCCTGCAGATAATGAGGGTCCTCACACTGTGTTTCATCCCCTGTGGAATGAGAGGAATGTGAATCCAGGCAGAGGAACACATCTCAAGGCCCAGTGAAGCCCCCCCACCGCCCCcactcagatttttttaaagccagctGGAGCCACCAGCACATCCTGacagcaaagagaaaaacactccCAGAGAGGGACGTCGCCCACTCAGGTCAGTGAGGTGATTACCAATAAGATAGTGAAGTTCTCCAGCACACTGTTCATCATATACTTCTCCGGCAGATGTTTTAGCTTATGGATGAAGTTGATCATGTATTCACACATGGGGGATCGACTTATCCGGTAGACAAAACGTCCATTTTCAAAGCGTGCATATTCAGTCTGAGGGGAAAGAAGAACAAGCAGCGCACATAagaaatgtaaaacacacaaacaaaccccaGGAGGTAAAAAATCCTGCTTCTCGTTTTAGTTCATACCTCGACTTTCTCCACAACCTGCTTGCCAAAGGAGCAAACTTTTGTCGAACATGTGATGGTCATGTTCTCCGGACTCTCATACTGACTGGTGACGCCATAGAAAGATCCGGTATCATCTTGAATGTTGCAGTTTAAGTCAGCCTGAGGCAAAGACAAACAATGAAAACACTGAGCGTCAGagaacattttcattttgttacaaTGTCCTTTTGTACAAGTCATTTAAAAGGAAGGAGATGAacagttttaaatgtgttttctacTGAAATGAAAGGCTTGGAAGAATACTTGTACTGAGAGAAAGTCCAAAAGGTTGCTGCTTTTtcatgagattaaaaaaatactcatAGAAAAATAAGGCTGAGAAGCAACATTTATTTGGGTGTTTTACATCGCAAGTTTTGATCGAAGGCAACCGTGTTTGTGCCCCAATCAAAATCAATagggaaaaacaacaaacattaaaatatttaatgcaTCCAAACCCTTAAAGAATTGTGCCATTTAATACCAAAATGGAAAGTTTAGGAGTTTAAAAATATTGGATCTCTAAATAccatcaaattaaaataaaacacacctatataagatttaatttttttttaccaatacctttttcatttttaaagaattaaaagCCAAGATGGTGCATAGGAAATTGTAAAATGCCACTTTAAAGATGACCACGTTTCCATGTAATCTTAAAGCCAGTTTTGGCATTTCTGTGAAATTATTAACTGTATTAGAGATGTGGTTCAAGGACTTATGTGAGCATACCAAACACATACCAATTCTAAATAGGTTACCATTTAGAAGTAAAGATAATAAAGTACGTGTTTGGAGCGCTTCAGTGACAAAATAAAGAGCGCTGTACTCCAGGATGACATGGACATAAGAAATGGAAGAACTATTCAGAGGTGAATAAAATACAAACTACTTGTATCACTgggaaaattaaattaaaataataacaacaataaaaaaaatataataatacattttaaatatgttaagtTATCTGGATTTAAACTATAACCGCTCTTCTTAAGCAGTAAAAAAGTGGATTACAATtcaataattaaattttttttttttttttttttttttttttttacatacaccACTTACAGGAGTTACAGAGAAGCAGAAAGctcttcatgtttttctccATTGTGCACTCTCAACATGCACATTCAATTGACTGCCCGGAAACCAGAATGTCTCATTTTGTTAAGTGCCTCGTCTTTTCTTCTTCCCTCTTACCCTGACTGCACACACAAGAAAATGAGAAGAGGGGTCCAACATTTGTGCTTTTAGCTCCATTTTTGGTCTCTACCAACTGCTGAGAGAAGTATTTGGCTTTTTTGTTACAAGACAATTGAATATGTTTACCAGCTGCTGATAAATATCTCATATCTGATATGGATGACTTTTATCCATAGGTTTATCtttacatccatccatttccttATGCttttccaattcagggtcacttgGGGGGAGCTGGGGCAACCATTCGCGCATGGAGCCAATTTAGATTAACTAATTAACgcaacatgcatgtctttggactgtgggaagaagccgGATTACCCGAAGAGAACATGAACACTCTACACAGCTGGCCAATGGattcaaactcaggaccttcgtgctgtgaggcaacagtgctaccCACGGCACCACCGCGTCACTCTGTATTACTctgtatgaataaaaacaacatctctTTAACTGTTACTAGAAATATTATGATGGCGTTCAGATATTAATTCAAACATGTTGACATCATTTTATACTGTAAGATGTGCACAGTCGGTGTGTCATGTAGCTTTTTGAAACGGCAAACATCTGTCTGATCAGGGCTGCTGAGCCCAGCCGTGCACATCGCATAAAAAATGAGAAGATCCCGGCCACATCTGAATAAGCATGTTAATGTGCCCATATTGGAAGAAAGATTCTAAAGAGGATTAAATGAAGTTACGTTAAAAGACTGATTTACAAGGTTGAGCGGGTCTGCTCCTGGAGGGCAGCCTCTCTGTGCCCTGAACATCCTGTTCATTACGGACACAAAAAGGGGAGACATCCTCCTACAACATTCTCCTCCTTCATTAAGCAAAGCAGTTATACATTCATTATTGTGCAGATTCTGCCTTTcatttgaaatttaaatttGTCGGTCACTTCAAAAGGAATTTGAGGGGACTTGGTCCAAGTGCATACGGTCCTACTTTGTTTGCTGCCGCTAGTTAGCATTTTGCATCAGGGAGGAAATGCATGCAATGTTTAAACAGCCATTAGGAGTGCAACCAGGTCACTCCATTGTTTGGAGATATTACACTGAATTAGTGGGTGCTTTGATCAAAAGCTCTCCTGCTATGCAAGTCCAAATATAGCAGAGTGCATTCTGCAAACATTGAGAGCAATCTTCTCTGTGTAGACTGATTACACCCAATCACTAAGCACGAAGCAGAACGCACTGTTACTAAACAGGATTGTTTGATCAAATTTTTCACAATGCGCAAAAGGTTACAGTGAAATTAATACTTATGTATGGAGAGCCTAATCAAGCTgcaacaaagcattttttttttatatcagacACTCATCTTCTCATCAGCATTGCTTATAAATTACACTCACCCAGAATTTTATAAGGAAGAAGGAATTCTGGGGGCCTTTTGCGTACAGCTCCTTCAGTCCGCCTTTCTTTTCTGGAAATTTATCGTAGATCTGACGAATGTCCACTGACTCCAGCAGGGCGTCACTGTAGGAATGATTCGTCTGCCCGATGTGCACAAACAGGTGCTTGTTGTACTGAAAgagtgaaatgaaaaatgattaCAGATGGAAActtgtattaaaaaataaaaaagatgaaaCCATTTAAAGTCGGATTCTTTTGTTTTGCAGCGTGAACTCAATAATAGCGTACataaaaacacatgcaaaatgagCGCGTATCAATATTCACAAAGTCATCAGCACAGAAAAGTTTACTGAAGCAAAATAAGCCAGATCTGATGTGACAGTCCTGAAGTAATCACTGCAATAAGCAAGTGGTAGCCAGGATTAGACAGGTAACGCACTGGGATGAGAAACAACCCTCTGCAACATTGCTTTTTTATTAGTCACTCAGAATAGTTTTGAGCAACTTTCCTGTTTTATGATATACAAATTGGGTAATAACATTTATGTTTCACTAACCCCCAAAATCAACTGATCCCCTCATTTGTATTAAACAAAGCTGGAAACAGCAGACTGCTTCAGCCACAGGCTAGAAGCTCAAATTATGATTGCGCAACTGTGCAAAACGATGTATTttgtaaacaaaaacatttttcgtAGACAATCTTACCACCTTTACTCacataaaaatctaaaaatgtttCTACCTCAGCCAAGTTAAAATgataatataaaacaaaagtgctttgctcattttttccccccccatTTGAATTGGtccattttttaaacttttaaatgaaaatatctGAATTTGGTTTGACAATGTGAATAAAAATTAGGGCCGGTTAAAGCTCAAACCCATGATGGAGAGCCAAAAGTAGATGAAAGAGGAGCAGCAAATcacagaaaaaacattttgttttcaaaggTTTGTTGCCCTCTTTGTGACCGTCTGAAACTCTGTCACGTGGTGCTGCACTTCAGTGTAAAAGCTCACAGAACGGCGTCTCCGGCACACAGCCCCGAGCGCAAATGCAATATTTTTAAGCCTCAAGTTGCATTTAAGATTAAAGGCTGTTTCCATGTTATCAATGCAAAAGACTGTTcactaaaatgaaaaacaaacacattgttAAAGAAATCAAAACGTACGAgtcttgtctctctctctctcttttttttttttaaaggaactgATTaatatgcattcattcattatttcTGCAGGTCTCCGTGCCTTGCATCAAGCCAGCCTTTTGCCCCTCTCAGCTTGTTTTGGCCTCTTCTCAGCTGACTCTCTGCCTGGGAAAATGTCCCAGTGTATTCATAGAGGAGAGGACTGGGTGATAAGAGGTGGGAATGAACACCAAGAGATAGTGAAATTTCATGCTTTGGTATAATGCTTTCACTCACAGAGTCTGGGTCTCTCTGCTGCTCTAGGAAGGCAGAGAACTCCACCAGTCTGAGTTTAGATGTACCGATGGAGCGGCCCTGCCATGCTGGCGCCGTGGGTGCTGGAGCCGCTGTGGGCTCGAAACCTGCAGAAACACCAGAACAACAAAATATTCATCTGTTCTGCTGGTTGTTTTTCCAGCAGAGCATGTGCACGTTCACTGAAACACTAGTTCACATTAACCTCGTTTCATCAGGTTTGTTTATGGCACaagaaaatgaatttaatatCTTAGTGCAGATTCACAGAAATCTGACGTGCTTGATTTGGAAGGAAATGCATGCTCTATAATATTTCATTCATCTCTAAGGAGACATCtctcaattttatttttttttatagtcaaaaaaaaaaaaaaatctgtggtgAATTCAAAAGAGATtgcaaaaatatttcaaaacagaaataatGACAGCGCACCAcagatattacatttttattggaTTAAGAAATTAGGGTCGAGATATTTGAAAAGACATTTGAAAAACCAGTTACAAAGTTCATCTTTGAACGTTGCATGTTTTATAATTAGGTAAAGTCTCACTTGAAATTGCTGTCGTGACTGCTGGCTGGATGGGATAGGGTTGCTGGGTGAAAGGCTTAATACTGGAACAAAAAACCAACAGTCATTAGGCAAAAAACggtttcatttttgtttaaagAGATCTATTTATTTCCTGAAAAAGTTGGTTCAAGGTTTAAAACTTACTCTTGTGATGATCCTGCCTGACCGGCCGAAATCATACCCTGCCATAACTACAGAATTAGATGTATAAATAGACAAGAAAGAACAAGCAACAAAGAACATCCAATTGTGAGCAGCTGTTAGTGACAAGATCAGAATGGCTCTTAGCTCCATGTTCAGTGTATGTAGTTATCTTGACTACCACTCCTTTTGATCATGTGCTTATCTGATAGGGGCAGTTGTGCAAAGCTGTGGTGTGTAATGTGATTTGGCCTGGGTTTTTGGTGTGGTTGGCCCTATCGCTGCCCTGGGTGAAGCTGGACAGGATGGATCAATAGCGGGGTGCCGGCAAGGCTCTTACCCCTGCTCCAGGGAAGGCTGGGCGAGGGATGCCTGGCAGGCCGAGCTTGTTGTGAATAGCCGTGGCAGAGACGATCTGAGCCGAGGACATGGAGGCCATGCTCTGGAGGGCTTTGTCCTTCACGGCTTGGTCCTTTAACAGCAGTCACAAAAGGCTTAGCACTCGCACAGAAGGGAGAGGAGGGGCATGTTGCAGAGGTAGCACAAACGAGACTCTAAACAACACACTGAAAGCACCGCTGACCTCTCTCACAACAGCGAAAAGCAAGCAGGTTAAAAGAAGCAGCACTGGCATTTCTATGCTACATGCaggctttattttattatttttttaaaggtatgtGCTGACTGAATTCCAATATACCGTAGCTAGCAGTGGTATGCACTTAAATGAAAGTTTGCCTGTTGACTAATctagttttttaaaaactcattcAGAAGTGCTTTCCATCAAGGCTGCATTTGTGTGCATGTCAAAACACATCACGTCTAAACACAAAGAATTTCTCAACTAAAACTGAAGGACACAAATCCCACTTGGTTaatagttttttgttgttgttgtttgttgtttttttcacaactCTAGTCAGTTCCTTTTGTTTAATCTTtggaaaagaggtttttaaatTAGAAGGATTTAATGTGAAATACAGTGAAAGCCTGAAGAAGTGCGCTCCATACTTTCCGCTGCTTTGGCTGaagtgtttttgttaaataatgcTAAACGTCTCATACTGCAGCAGACTGCACCCATACACACTGGCAAACCCATGCAGACTCACTGGTGGCAGAAGCTACAGGTAAGCATGCTGGCAGTACATGCTGACGGAGCAGAGTCAAGCTACAGTATGCTCGTAGCATGACGACACACGGACACCAATGAACACTGCCAGCCGGTGTTGTGTTACTGTGGCAAGAgcgcaaatgcaaaactagAAGCTGAAGGGCAAGGCAGGTCCTAACTGAAGCAGACACGGCGTcacaagcagaaaacaaaatacTCACCATATTTGTAACctaaatgcaaacaaacaagGTTTTATTGGAAAATTGCAATTCAAACACTGCAGTTAATTCAAGAGCTATGTGTAAAAAAATATCAGCAATACACCTTTAAATATTggtaaaacacaagaaaagtaCATGTCTGCTCCTCTTTACAAAATACATGCACAGATGTGTAACTAACACTTAATCACAAAGAATTATGAAATTTGTATTTACAAATCGTGTGGAGAAAGTCTTGCGCTCTATAATTTTCACAATCTGATCAGTAGTCATCACTCAAGACAAAACAAGGGAACACTAACGTAATGACTGTAATTATACTAAAATGCCATAGACAGGACGAGAAGCAGCAGGTTTTGATGCCCCCCAGAATGAAGGGCACACTTGTATTTCTCTTCACCAATGAACTCTAATTTGCtttaaatgagaaaagacaGGGATTCATACAAAAGCTGTCTGTTTTTCTTCAGACAGCCGCCTGTGCCCCTGAAAGAACAGGCATTCATGTGGCTAGCTGCCTGTCTGACTCTGTCTCTCAGtgtaaacgcacacacacacacacacacacacacacacacacacacacacacacacacacacacacacacacacacacacacacacacacacacacacacacacacacacacacacacacacacacacacacacacacacacacacacagattaatGAGGGGTCATTAATTCGTGTTGAATACTGGGAGTGGAGCAAAGTGTGAAAGTCAAAATGTATAGTCGGCTCCctaagaaaagaagaaaatggcaCATGGGTGGAGTGTCCTTTGATATACAAGCATTACTTCATAAAATACCTTAAATTACAGGTCAGTATTATTCAAGATTACTTCTTTCACAATGCTCTTCTCCCATTTTAATGTGCCATTCTGAAAAGCTTTCTTCAGCGATTTTAACAGATTTCACTATTTCTGAAATAACTGACAAGAACGCTCTGAAATGACGACATCTGAACTGGGAGGAAGGAAAGCGACTGACAGCCATGGCATTGTGAGAGCCTGGAGTTATCAACAGATTGAAGGGAGAACAAGAAAGCAGAGGGGGGATTTCAGAAACAGCCAGCTTCACTGCCATTCTCTGCTCTGAATGTGCACCACTGAGTCTTTGACGGTGAGGAAAAGTTGGGTTACATTGTCAAAGGAAGCAGAGGTGTAATCTcctcttcattttttaaacacgGACTACCGCCCCCTTTGCCATgctccctttttaaaaaaataaagtctgcTTAGTAAGAGATGTAAGCAGACCCATTTCCCCGCACCTTCAGCTTCCAGCCACTCACCAAAACAGCCAATGCCAGCATGCTTCCCAACATGCACACACTTTGATTTAGATTTTAATAGAGGAAAATTTGAGCCTGACCAGCCCCccctcaaaaaaaacaaaaatgggcAGACCATTGTTATTATGACCTAGTACTGACTATAATGTGTTGTTGCACTACTAGAGAATTTGTCATTACATAAAGTCACAGTAACACATCGGCTCTTTGAATCAAAATATTAATCCATCTACAACTTTGATCCaggatggatttccacagattTTATATAGTTTTCTATAGACTGTGCTGCAGATTTTGAATCCTTTTCATTTCAccacttttacattttcatttacatcCAAAATCACTCAAATTTAATCAAATTTGGTACATATGTTAATGATTACCCCGACTACCCTATACATGCGGCTTCGAGTTTGGAATTCCCAGTTTGAAATTCCAGAAGGTGAACATTTCCACTGTTTGTATGTTAGCATTTAGCTCAAAGCCAGGCTCCAGTCACACAGCCCTAGACACTAGTCACTAAGAAAATGTGTATATTCCTCAACTGCTGGCAAGTGGTTGATGGAAGTCGCTGGCAGCTAGTACAAACTGGCTGCAAATAGCTATGTGGTGTTGCA is drawn from Oreochromis aureus strain Israel breed Guangdong linkage group 1, ZZ_aureus, whole genome shotgun sequence and contains these coding sequences:
- the tead1b gene encoding transcriptional enhancer factor TEF-1 isoform X6, producing the protein MERMSDSADKPVDNDAEGVWSPDIEQSFQEALAIYPPCGRRKIILSDEGKMYGRNELIARYIKLRTGKTRTRKQDQAVKDKALQSMASMSSAQIVSATAIHNKLGLPGIPRPAFPGAGLWQGMISAGQAGSSQDIKPFTQQPYPIQPAVTTAISSFEPTAAPAPTAPAWQGRSIGTSKLRLVEFSAFLEQQRDPDSYNKHLFVHIGQTNHSYSDALLESVDIRQIYDKFPEKKGGLKELYAKGPQNSFFLIKFWADLNCNIQDDTGSFYGVTSQYESPENMTITCSTKVCSFGKQVVEKVETEYARFENGRFVYRISRSPMCEYMINFIHKLKHLPEKYMMNSVLENFTILLVVTNRDTQETLLCMACVFEVSNSEHGAQHHIYRLVKE